The following coding sequences lie in one Novipirellula aureliae genomic window:
- a CDS encoding methyltransferase family protein: MQPRQIISAYFLLQAIGTAVWWGGLVAYPPSMKWFQPRDWPTETLLSFWLADFILIVAGSVVAANGVWRRCHGAPMVVWMVAAVTWYPTLVCIAISVQTGEAWIASSMMVTMAGLSLAMATIHGNTTQSPATIRVTPMNRRSAVLWTLGQTAIFWGTFLWVLPMGIVEVKRHFGWIGFTHVSQAPLSLGLFLGASCFGLWSGMTMATRGEGTPLPTATAPRLVIAGPYRFVRNPMAVAGIVQGIAVGWYLGSISVIAYSLAGAIVWHVAVRPIEQRDLAERFGESYTSYQKSVGLWLPRLSLCSPSGKCLRLWKRK; encoded by the coding sequence ATGCAACCGCGTCAAATCATTTCCGCGTATTTTCTTCTTCAAGCCATCGGCACGGCGGTTTGGTGGGGGGGACTTGTTGCTTATCCGCCTAGCATGAAGTGGTTTCAGCCCCGCGATTGGCCGACGGAGACGCTATTGTCGTTTTGGCTAGCGGATTTCATCTTGATCGTCGCTGGCAGCGTGGTTGCCGCGAACGGTGTTTGGCGTCGTTGTCACGGGGCGCCAATGGTCGTTTGGATGGTCGCGGCAGTGACCTGGTATCCGACGCTGGTCTGCATCGCGATTAGCGTACAGACGGGTGAGGCTTGGATCGCGTCGTCGATGATGGTTACGATGGCAGGACTATCGCTGGCGATGGCAACCATTCATGGAAACACAACACAATCGCCAGCGACTATTCGAGTCACGCCGATGAATCGGCGCTCAGCAGTGCTGTGGACGCTTGGACAAACAGCCATCTTCTGGGGAACGTTTCTGTGGGTGCTGCCAATGGGCATCGTTGAAGTGAAACGGCACTTCGGCTGGATCGGGTTCACACACGTTTCTCAAGCACCGCTGTCGCTTGGCTTGTTCCTGGGGGCGTCTTGCTTCGGCTTATGGAGTGGCATGACGATGGCCACTCGCGGCGAGGGCACACCCCTGCCGACGGCAACGGCACCGCGTTTGGTGATCGCAGGTCCGTACCGGTTCGTGCGAAATCCGATGGCGGTCGCCGGTATCGTACAGGGCATTGCGGTGGGATGGTATTTGGGCAGTATCTCGGTGATTGCCTATTCGCTTGCCGGTGCAATTGTCTGGCACGTCGCGGTCCGTCCAATCGAGCAACGTGATCTGGCCGAGCGGTTTGGCGAAAGCTACACAAGCTACCAAAAGAGCGTTGGACTTTGGCTGCCGCGATTGTCGCTCTGCTCTCCGAGCGGAAAGTGTCTTCGGCTTTGGAAGCGAAAGTAG
- a CDS encoding transposase has product MVRLARSEVFDPHEVVIAHLYNRTCRRCFLMGNDQVSGKNFDHRKIWIEKYLQQFAEFFSLDLLAFSILDNHIHLILRSRPDLVATWSDREVARRWLMLCPHRRKSDGSPLPPSEPELKSIAGCPIKCQEIRERLSSFSWWMRLLCQRVAMRANREEQESGRFFQDRYRATRLTDEASLLACAAYVDLNLIRAAMAETLEQSEHTSVQKRIKAMKSESPSENKPDAFLAPLSIDEQLDPVGPCASDSGKRCSDKGFLPITVVDYLKLLDWTARQVAPGKRGVTPSAAPPILVRLGLEQATWCELVKDFGKLFCSIAGRPESVDSMRCHRTHRRYHLRRRARELLTLPD; this is encoded by the coding sequence ATGGTTCGGTTGGCACGTAGCGAAGTGTTTGATCCGCATGAGGTCGTTATCGCCCATCTCTACAATCGGACCTGCCGACGCTGTTTCCTGATGGGAAATGACCAAGTGTCCGGCAAAAACTTCGACCACCGGAAAATCTGGATCGAAAAGTATCTGCAACAGTTTGCAGAATTTTTCTCTTTAGATTTGCTAGCTTTTTCAATACTAGACAACCACATCCACTTGATCCTAAGATCGCGGCCCGATCTGGTGGCGACCTGGAGCGATAGGGAGGTGGCTCGGCGCTGGTTGATGCTCTGTCCACACCGCCGCAAATCCGACGGGTCGCCTTTGCCGCCAAGCGAGCCAGAACTCAAATCGATCGCTGGTTGTCCAATCAAATGCCAAGAAATCCGCGAGCGGCTGAGCAGTTTCAGTTGGTGGATGCGGTTGTTGTGCCAACGCGTTGCGATGCGAGCGAATCGCGAGGAACAGGAGTCGGGCCGGTTCTTCCAAGATCGCTACCGTGCAACTCGATTGACGGACGAAGCATCCCTGCTGGCCTGTGCCGCCTACGTGGATTTGAACCTGATTCGTGCCGCGATGGCGGAAACGCTGGAGCAGAGCGAGCATACGTCGGTGCAAAAACGAATCAAGGCGATGAAAAGTGAGTCACCAAGCGAAAACAAGCCGGATGCTTTCTTGGCACCTTTGTCGATCGATGAGCAGCTCGATCCCGTAGGTCCCTGTGCTAGCGACAGCGGCAAGCGATGTAGTGATAAAGGCTTCTTACCAATTACAGTCGTGGATTACTTGAAGCTACTCGATTGGACAGCCCGGCAAGTGGCGCCGGGCAAACGCGGTGTGACGCCTTCGGCTGCACCACCGATTTTGGTTCGGTTGGGACTCGAGCAAGCGACTTGGTGCGAACTGGTGAAGGACTTTGGGAAATTGTTCTGTAGCATTGCAGGACGCCCCGAAAGTGTCGATTCGATGCGTTGTCACCGCACGCACCGCCGCTACCATCTCCGCCGCCGTGCTCGCGAGCTATTGACGCTCCCGGACTGA
- a CDS encoding nitrophenyl compound nitroreductase subunit ArsF family protein, producing MDLQKALSICLISFFAATVVVLIARALDSQAASRLEPQLTRIADELEAIRASGGLASMTVGDAEDIAVSDGVVVNYFYSNTRCATCRAIEAQTEETIRADFAEELDSGKLSWKTLNYEQDRNSELTSQFEIVMPVVVLTRFEDGTMVDWNRLDQVWGLVSDKPAFAEMIRGEVNKMLRESQGSDLETTDSENNESNGNDSIPLPDSDGIPLPTP from the coding sequence ATGGATTTACAGAAAGCACTAAGTATCTGTCTGATTTCGTTCTTTGCAGCGACAGTCGTGGTTTTGATCGCCCGCGCTCTCGACTCACAGGCGGCAAGTCGCTTGGAGCCTCAGTTGACTCGGATTGCCGACGAACTGGAGGCGATACGGGCCTCAGGTGGATTGGCGAGCATGACGGTCGGCGATGCCGAGGATATTGCCGTCAGCGATGGCGTTGTCGTCAATTACTTCTACAGCAACACACGCTGCGCAACGTGCCGAGCGATCGAAGCACAGACGGAAGAGACAATTCGAGCAGATTTCGCGGAAGAACTCGACAGTGGAAAACTCTCTTGGAAGACGCTCAATTACGAGCAAGACAGAAACTCAGAGCTGACAAGCCAATTTGAAATCGTCATGCCCGTTGTCGTGCTCACTCGGTTTGAAGATGGAACCATGGTCGATTGGAATCGGCTGGACCAAGTTTGGGGACTGGTTAGTGACAAACCAGCCTTTGCCGAAATGATACGAGGCGAAGTGAACAAGATGCTTCGTGAGTCGCAAGGCAGCGATTTAGAAACTACGGACTCTGAAAACAATGAGTCAAATGGCAATGATTCGATTCCATTGCCCGACAGCGATGGAATTCCTTTACCGACTCCGTAA
- a CDS encoding B12-binding domain-containing radical SAM protein, with protein sequence MNVYRADFKQPYREDPPPRRDLLKRNGYLTTTSLIATRGCHNRCGFCYLSTKGLHMPYLMRDVELIADEFRQDGQPYGVVTDNNLGSKPEYLRQLCHALRPLEKIWSAAISIDVTDDPSLVREMALPGCTGVFVGFESLQNGNIRDAKKKSPRTEQYAERVELLHRNGIQVNGSFVLGFDHDHEDVFGTTVKWIEENRLECATLAMSYFYKRSNPIWHRLIKHPMTARAWRPLVEFTPRRHVRFCRRLAKQSLDNSRSP encoded by the coding sequence ATGAATGTCTATCGAGCTGACTTCAAGCAACCTTATCGTGAGGATCCACCACCGCGACGCGACCTACTGAAACGCAACGGTTACTTGACCACCACCAGCTTGATTGCCACTCGTGGTTGTCACAATCGATGCGGCTTTTGCTACTTGTCGACCAAGGGGCTGCACATGCCCTATTTGATGCGAGACGTCGAACTGATCGCCGATGAGTTTCGCCAAGATGGCCAACCCTACGGAGTTGTTACGGACAACAACTTGGGATCCAAACCAGAATACCTGCGACAATTATGTCATGCGCTGCGTCCGCTAGAGAAAATTTGGAGTGCGGCCATCTCGATTGATGTTACCGACGACCCGTCGCTAGTGCGAGAAATGGCGCTGCCTGGTTGCACTGGAGTTTTTGTTGGATTCGAGTCATTGCAGAATGGCAACATTCGCGACGCCAAGAAGAAGAGTCCGCGCACGGAGCAGTATGCAGAGCGAGTTGAATTGCTGCACCGCAATGGCATCCAAGTGAACGGGAGTTTTGTGTTGGGTTTCGATCATGATCACGAGGACGTGTTTGGGACCACAGTGAAATGGATCGAAGAAAACCGCTTAGAATGTGCGACCTTGGCCATGTCGTACTTTTACAAACGATCCAATCCGATTTGGCACCGATTGATCAAGCATCCGATGACCGCGCGGGCATGGCGTCCGTTGGTGGAGTTCACGCCGCGAAGGCACGTGCGATTTTGCCGCCGATTGGCGAAACAAAGTCTAGATAATTCAAGATCGCCGTAG
- a CDS encoding transposase, with protein sequence MVRLARSKVFDPHEVVIAHLYNRTCRRCFLMGNDQVSGKNFDHRKIWIEKYLQQFAEFFSLDLLAFAILDNHIHLILRSRPDLVATWSDREVARRWLMLCPHRRKSDGSPLPPSEPELKSIAGCPIKCQEIRERLSSFSWWMRLLCQRVAMRANREEQESGRFFQDRYRATRLTDEASLMACAAYVDLNLIRAAMAETLEQSDHTSVQKRIEAMKSESPSEDKPDAFLAPLSIDEQLDPVGPCASDSGNRCSDKGFLPISLVDYLKLLDWTARQVAPGKRGVTPSAAPPILVRLGLEQATWCELVKDFGKLFCSIAGRPESVDSMRCHRTHRRYHLRRRARELLTLPD encoded by the coding sequence ATGGTTCGGTTGGCACGTAGCAAAGTGTTTGATCCGCATGAGGTCGTTATCGCCCATCTGTACAATCGGACCTGCCGACGCTGTTTCCTGATGGGAAATGACCAAGTGTCCGGCAAAAACTTCGACCACCGGAAAATCTGGATCGAAAAGTATCTGCAACAGTTTGCAGAATTTTTCTCTTTAGATTTGCTAGCATTTGCAATACTAGACAACCACATCCACTTGATCCTAAGATCGCGGCCCGATCTGGTGGCGACCTGGAGCGATAGGGAGGTGGCTCGGCGCTGGTTGATGCTCTGTCCACACCGCCGCAAATCCGACGGGTCGCCTTTGCCGCCAAGCGAGCCAGAACTCAAATCGATCGCTGGTTGTCCAATCAAATGCCAAGAAATCCGCGAGCGGCTGAGCAGTTTCAGTTGGTGGATGCGGCTGTTGTGTCAACGCGTTGCGATGCGAGCGAATCGCGAGGAACAGGAGTCGGGCCGGTTCTTCCAAGATCGCTACCGTGCAACTCGATTGACGGACGAAGCATCCCTGATGGCCTGTGCCGCTTACGTGGATTTGAACCTGATTCGTGCCGCGATGGCGGAAACGCTGGAGCAGAGCGATCATACGTCGGTGCAAAAACGAATCGAGGCGATGAAAAGTGAGTCACCAAGCGAAGACAAGCCGGATGCTTTCTTGGCACCTCTGTCGATCGATGAGCAGCTTGATCCCGTAGGTCCCTGTGCTAGCGATAGCGGCAATCGTTGTAGTGATAAAGGCTTCTTACCGATTTCGCTCGTGGATTACTTGAAGCTACTCGATTGGACAGCTCGGCAAGTGGCGCCGGGCAAACGCGGAGTGACGCCTTCGGCTGCACCACCGATTTTGGTTCGGTTGGGACTCGAGCAAGCGACTTGGTGCGAACTGGTGAAGGACTTTGGGAAATTGTTCTGCAGCATTGCTGGACGCCCCGAGAGTGTCGATTCGATGCGTTGTCACCGCACGCACCGCCGCTACCATCTCCGCCGCCGTGCTCGCGAGCTATTGACGCTCCCGGACTGA
- a CDS encoding nitrophenyl compound nitroreductase subunit ArsF family protein, protein MYRFTLMTIVAFSSLLGSTAIAAEPPADRVVAMYFHRTERCPTCKMMGAYSEEAIKTGFAEKLKDGTVEFRYIDFQKKENVALAKAYKVTGPALIIAKIEDNKVAKYTDLKDIWTKVREKPKFIKYVQENVTGFTQ, encoded by the coding sequence ATGTACCGATTTACGCTAATGACAATTGTTGCGTTTTCCAGCTTACTTGGCTCCACTGCGATTGCCGCTGAACCGCCTGCGGATCGAGTGGTGGCAATGTATTTTCATCGCACCGAGCGTTGCCCGACATGCAAGATGATGGGAGCCTACTCCGAAGAAGCCATCAAAACAGGATTTGCCGAGAAGCTGAAAGATGGCACCGTTGAATTCCGTTATATCGATTTTCAGAAGAAGGAAAACGTTGCCTTAGCAAAAGCTTACAAGGTCACCGGTCCCGCTTTGATCATCGCGAAAATCGAAGACAACAAAGTCGCCAAATACACGGACTTGAAAGACATCTGGACCAAGGTTCGCGAGAAACCCAAGTTCATCAAATACGTTCAAGAGAACGTCACAGGTTTTACGCAGTAA
- a CDS encoding DsrE family protein yields the protein MIRKSLVVVTTLLVFSTMATSQAADTTTLDVSKPTLVINLTSGPDDLHAVSMGLNFAGHGIADGREVVVFFNVKSPPLARKDLADSVRFQDKEPIHTLITDLLKNGAKMFVCPMCAEITEVSEDQLTPGIELIKDRKQLFDYLHSNSVVFSY from the coding sequence ATGATTCGAAAGTCTTTAGTCGTCGTCACCACCTTGTTAGTGTTTTCGACCATGGCGACATCGCAAGCTGCCGACACGACCACGCTCGACGTCTCGAAGCCGACTCTTGTCATTAATCTAACGAGCGGCCCTGATGACTTGCACGCGGTTAGCATGGGATTGAATTTTGCTGGCCATGGTATCGCGGATGGCCGCGAAGTCGTCGTCTTTTTCAACGTCAAGTCACCCCCCTTGGCGCGTAAGGACTTGGCGGATTCCGTTCGCTTTCAAGACAAAGAACCGATTCACACCTTGATAACCGATTTGCTAAAAAACGGTGCAAAGATGTTTGTTTGTCCAATGTGTGCGGAGATTACGGAGGTCAGCGAAGACCAACTGACGCCGGGAATCGAATTGATCAAAGATCGGAAACAGTTGTTCGACTATCTGCACAGTAACTCGGTCGTGTTCAGCTACTAG
- a CDS encoding aromatic aminobenezylarsenical efflux permease ArsG family transporter, whose product MLTYLLYLIAALYLGVLTSISPCPLATNIAAISYIGSKVENGRLVIHAGLLYTLGRCVLYIALAGLLTLTSLSIPSVSLFLQKYMHLALGPIFLILGMFLAGLVSVAFGGGMMNEKLQKRVDSMGVWGALLLGILFAISFCPTSATWFFGLLALTLGADSGAITSVLTRIGIALPSASVPGGAFVLPLVYGIGTALPVLVVAFLLAYSAKSVGQTFKVLTKVEWWARMTTGWVFILLGVYFSLAYVFDISFTMT is encoded by the coding sequence ATGCTCACTTACCTTCTTTACTTAATCGCCGCGTTGTATTTAGGCGTTCTGACTTCGATCAGCCCCTGTCCACTCGCGACGAATATCGCTGCGATTTCGTACATCGGAAGTAAGGTCGAAAACGGTCGCTTGGTCATTCACGCGGGGTTGCTTTACACGCTCGGACGTTGTGTTCTCTACATCGCACTCGCTGGGCTGTTGACGTTGACCAGTCTCTCGATTCCATCGGTATCACTTTTCTTGCAGAAGTACATGCACCTCGCTTTAGGACCGATTTTTCTGATCCTCGGGATGTTTCTGGCCGGCCTCGTCTCAGTAGCCTTTGGTGGCGGCATGATGAACGAGAAGCTGCAAAAGCGAGTCGATTCAATGGGGGTATGGGGAGCACTGCTTTTGGGCATCTTGTTTGCTATCTCCTTTTGTCCAACCTCAGCCACTTGGTTCTTTGGTCTGTTGGCATTGACCTTGGGGGCGGACTCAGGCGCAATCACAAGCGTACTAACCAGAATCGGCATTGCACTACCATCCGCATCGGTTCCCGGCGGTGCGTTTGTGCTTCCGTTGGTGTATGGCATTGGCACTGCGCTGCCAGTCTTGGTCGTCGCGTTTCTTTTGGCCTACAGCGCCAAATCGGTTGGCCAGACTTTCAAGGTACTCACCAAAGTCGAGTGGTGGGCGAGAATGACGACCGGGTGGGTGTTTATCTTGCTCGGCGTGTATTTCTCCTTGGCCTACGTTTTCGATATTTCCTTCACTATGACTTAG
- a CDS encoding permease encodes MNAKQLLILGSLVGVFLFAYYVNFTSPEIQNAIHEAFYMLQWYVRYHTLACVVPAMFIAGAISVFFSKEAVLRHLGPKANKAEAYGVASVSGTVLAVCSCSVLPMFAGIYRVGAGLGPASAFLYAGPAINVMAIFLTARVLGFDLGIARIIGSIVFAVIIGLIMSVIFRSDEEERTAAVMQLPEPPPAKRKLWQTALFFVCMIFFLVFSDWANPSQTEIVKTDGTTMNASVLIRTAQIYRVQLQEPLGDLPKGAKMMLDVKDIASERDLTPDNYKWVAWVYHHRWYFAGVLFLAVLAMSWGWFDRQELADWMSETWSFSKSIIPLLFGGVLVTGFVGALIPEEIVASWVGGDSFKSNLIASMIGGMWYFATLTEIPILEALLGLGMGRGPALSLLLAGPALSLPSIAVIYSVIGFKKTLTFVALTVVMSTMVGMIFGWFFV; translated from the coding sequence ATGAATGCGAAACAATTGTTAATTTTGGGATCGCTCGTAGGCGTCTTTCTGTTCGCCTACTACGTGAATTTCACCAGCCCTGAGATTCAAAACGCGATCCACGAAGCGTTCTATATGTTGCAGTGGTATGTGCGTTACCACACACTTGCCTGCGTCGTTCCCGCCATGTTCATTGCCGGTGCAATCTCGGTATTCTTTTCCAAGGAAGCGGTGCTGCGACACTTGGGTCCGAAAGCGAACAAGGCCGAAGCGTATGGAGTGGCTTCAGTATCGGGGACGGTGTTGGCCGTTTGCTCGTGCAGCGTGCTGCCGATGTTCGCAGGCATCTATCGTGTTGGAGCGGGATTGGGGCCTGCGTCCGCTTTTCTTTATGCTGGACCCGCGATCAACGTGATGGCGATTTTTCTCACGGCCCGAGTGCTTGGATTTGACCTGGGGATCGCCCGCATTATCGGCTCGATCGTGTTCGCGGTGATCATTGGTCTGATCATGTCGGTCATCTTTCGTAGTGATGAAGAAGAACGGACCGCAGCAGTGATGCAATTGCCTGAGCCTCCACCTGCGAAACGCAAGTTATGGCAGACCGCTTTGTTCTTTGTCTGCATGATCTTTTTTCTCGTATTTAGCGATTGGGCAAACCCGAGTCAAACTGAAATCGTCAAGACGGACGGAACAACGATGAACGCCTCGGTGCTGATCCGCACGGCGCAGATTTACCGGGTTCAGCTTCAAGAGCCATTAGGTGATTTACCTAAGGGTGCAAAGATGATGCTCGACGTGAAGGACATTGCGTCCGAAAGAGATTTGACGCCTGACAATTACAAATGGGTCGCGTGGGTCTATCACCATCGCTGGTACTTTGCGGGCGTGTTGTTCTTGGCGGTCCTGGCAATGTCGTGGGGATGGTTCGACCGCCAAGAGCTGGCCGACTGGATGTCGGAAACTTGGAGTTTTTCTAAGTCGATTATACCGTTACTATTCGGTGGTGTTTTGGTGACGGGTTTTGTGGGGGCATTGATTCCCGAAGAGATCGTGGCGAGCTGGGTTGGCGGCGATAGTTTCAAATCCAATTTGATTGCTTCGATGATTGGCGGCATGTGGTATTTCGCAACGCTGACGGAGATTCCGATTCTTGAGGCACTGCTTGGTTTGGGAATGGGACGGGGGCCAGCGTTATCGCTGCTGCTTGCCGGGCCTGCACTTTCGCTGCCCAGTATCGCGGTGATCTACAGCGTCATAGGATTTAAGAAGACGCTTACCTTCGTAGCTCTGACGGTTGTGATGAGTACGATGGTGGGGATGATCTTTGGTTGGTTTTTCGTTTAA
- a CDS encoding DUF255 domain-containing protein, translated as MRTANFTYLFAITALMVTVNQVSAEIPWQENLRAARDQAQAQNKLLLLHFYSDNCVWCDRLEEGSFKSSDVESAIEQDFVAVKVHANKNPELVKMFKVTAFPTDVIVTSDGQTLSHSVSPQEPKRYVAMLQSKLPRTMAPNQQTPSQQYANQSMPSTPPAAPNPPSFDAANGFAGGAQGRTVSSRYDQTMPGMTAVNAPQPQAKQTAKSAEPELAMEGYCSVTVISEDRWVEGKPEFGVIHLGKLYLFASDEAMQTFLSDPVTYTPVLNEIDVVRFFEERRIVPGKREWGLKDPTHNRMFFFADEAAMNHFWGEYERYTDAAISVMDQAVKDANPGT; from the coding sequence ATGCGCACGGCAAATTTTACTTACCTTTTCGCGATCACCGCCTTGATGGTGACCGTCAATCAAGTTTCCGCCGAGATTCCTTGGCAAGAGAACCTGCGAGCTGCTCGCGATCAGGCTCAAGCTCAAAACAAGTTGTTACTACTGCATTTCTACAGTGACAACTGCGTTTGGTGCGATCGGCTTGAAGAGGGCTCCTTCAAATCCTCCGATGTTGAATCGGCAATCGAGCAGGATTTTGTTGCCGTAAAAGTCCATGCCAACAAGAACCCTGAGCTAGTTAAAATGTTCAAGGTGACGGCGTTTCCAACGGACGTGATTGTCACAAGTGATGGCCAAACGTTGTCGCATAGCGTTAGCCCCCAGGAACCAAAGCGATACGTGGCAATGTTGCAAAGCAAACTGCCACGAACAATGGCGCCCAACCAGCAGACGCCCAGCCAGCAGTATGCCAATCAGTCGATGCCATCGACACCACCCGCTGCTCCGAATCCGCCATCCTTCGATGCGGCGAACGGCTTTGCAGGCGGAGCGCAAGGCCGTACGGTCAGCTCGCGATATGACCAAACAATGCCAGGCATGACGGCCGTAAATGCGCCGCAACCCCAAGCGAAGCAAACCGCCAAATCTGCGGAACCTGAATTGGCGATGGAAGGCTATTGTTCCGTCACCGTGATTAGCGAAGACCGTTGGGTGGAAGGCAAACCTGAGTTTGGTGTCATCCACCTCGGGAAGCTCTACCTGTTTGCCAGCGACGAGGCAATGCAAACCTTTTTGTCGGACCCCGTAACCTACACACCCGTGCTCAATGAAATTGACGTCGTTCGCTTCTTCGAAGAACGTCGCATTGTCCCTGGGAAGCGAGAATGGGGTTTGAAAGATCCGACTCACAATCGTATGTTCTTCTTTGCAGACGAAGCAGCGATGAACCACTTTTGGGGTGAGTACGAACGCTACACCGATGCTGCCATCAGCGTTATGGATCAAGCCGTCAAAGATGCCAACCCAGGCACATAG
- a CDS encoding C-GCAxxG-C-C family protein: MKSIMTQINRRKAFTSLGMIGSAAMFAGCSESGLGVANAQSHSAPVWNYVKLDPTEVADRTYRLYSEGGCMYGLVGGVLGALADKVGEPFRSFPIEMMRYGDGGVGGYGSLCGVVNGGSALIGMFHHEKPKEQREAMIAELVVWYETTPLPQYKPVNPEWADDAEPSVSGSILCHLSTNRWCDASGYEAFSMEKKERCRRLAADGASKVVELLNRDLDGVQILGELTPQVQSCIDCHGQEEMGNTMVKMNCGACHQFDGKHP, encoded by the coding sequence ATGAAATCAATCATGACTCAGATCAATCGACGCAAAGCGTTCACGTCACTTGGAATGATCGGCAGTGCCGCTATGTTCGCGGGGTGCAGTGAAAGTGGCCTCGGGGTCGCGAATGCACAATCACACTCCGCTCCGGTTTGGAACTATGTAAAGCTTGATCCTACTGAAGTAGCCGACCGTACTTATCGCTTGTATTCCGAAGGTGGGTGTATGTACGGCCTTGTCGGAGGAGTCCTTGGGGCATTGGCGGACAAGGTTGGTGAACCGTTTCGATCCTTTCCGATCGAAATGATGCGCTACGGCGACGGCGGCGTGGGAGGCTATGGTTCACTATGCGGCGTAGTCAATGGCGGATCGGCGTTGATCGGAATGTTTCACCATGAGAAGCCAAAGGAGCAGCGAGAAGCCATGATTGCCGAACTGGTGGTCTGGTACGAGACAACACCGCTGCCGCAATACAAACCAGTGAACCCAGAATGGGCGGACGACGCAGAGCCGAGCGTCTCGGGTTCAATCTTATGTCATCTTTCAACAAACCGATGGTGCGACGCCAGCGGTTACGAAGCGTTCAGCATGGAAAAGAAGGAACGTTGTCGACGGCTGGCTGCCGATGGAGCAAGTAAAGTTGTCGAATTGCTCAATCGCGACCTTGATGGAGTCCAGATATTGGGCGAGCTAACACCACAGGTTCAATCATGTATCGATTGCCACGGCCAAGAAGAGATGGGCAACACCATGGTAAAAATGAACTGCGGAGCGTGCCACCAATTCGACGGCAAGCATCCTTGA
- a CDS encoding co-chaperone GroES — protein sequence MAKKNSKQPFEYVEPIGDRVLVRKDEPKRETRGGIALPDAAEIPTITGRIVTISAVVENDEELPLRQYDKILFHPKNAIPVDLEHDNQLFVVPVDDIVAVFRKEAPE from the coding sequence ATGGCCAAAAAGAACTCGAAACAACCCTTCGAGTACGTCGAACCGATCGGTGACCGCGTACTCGTCCGAAAAGACGAGCCGAAGCGCGAAACACGTGGTGGGATTGCGCTACCCGATGCAGCCGAAATACCGACAATTACCGGACGAATCGTGACGATCAGTGCCGTCGTCGAAAACGACGAAGAATTGCCGCTTCGCCAATACGACAAAATTCTTTTTCATCCCAAAAATGCAATCCCCGTTGATTTGGAACACGATAATCAACTGTTTGTCGTCCCCGTCGATGACATCGTCGCCGTCTTTCGCAAAGAAGCACCCGAGTAA
- a CDS encoding putative zinc-binding protein — protein MDNTENQKNSCACSEAPKLIFACSGAADVGHVSDLAARKLSAEGVGKMFCLAGIGGRVSGIVETTRAASSILAIDGCPLDCARNSLEQAGFTDVQHIRLSDMQMEKGKTPPNQENVDKVVQQGRACLIA, from the coding sequence ATGGATAACACAGAAAACCAAAAAAACAGTTGTGCGTGCAGTGAAGCTCCCAAGTTGATCTTTGCTTGCTCGGGTGCTGCCGACGTTGGACACGTATCCGATCTCGCAGCAAGAAAACTGAGTGCCGAGGGCGTCGGCAAGATGTTTTGCTTAGCGGGAATCGGTGGCCGAGTTAGCGGTATTGTCGAAACCACGCGAGCCGCTTCATCAATCTTGGCGATTGACGGCTGCCCGCTCGATTGTGCTCGCAATTCACTTGAGCAAGCCGGATTTACCGACGTCCAGCATATTCGGCTATCGGATATGCAGATGGAAAAAGGTAAGACGCCACCTAATCAGGAAAACGTCGACAAAGTGGTGCAACAGGGCCGAGCTTGCCTCATCGCCTAG
- a CDS encoding thioredoxin family protein, which translates to MKLIQILGTGCTKCENLKANAEQAVQQSGVEAKIEKITDIVKITSFGVMMTPALAIDGEVKVVGKIPSADEIAKLLI; encoded by the coding sequence ATGAAGTTGATTCAAATTTTAGGAACAGGTTGTACCAAGTGTGAAAACCTGAAGGCGAACGCTGAGCAGGCGGTTCAGCAATCGGGCGTGGAAGCCAAGATTGAGAAGATAACGGACATCGTCAAGATCACGAGCTTTGGTGTGATGATGACGCCGGCCCTGGCGATCGATGGTGAAGTGAAAGTCGTCGGGAAGATACCATCGGCGGATGAAATCGCGAAGCTGTTGATTTAA